tgaagtcgatgtCGTCGACGTGCTTTTCCATCTCCGCGATTTGTGCCTCGCTGATGTCCAATCCCAGCGCCTAAAACAACATCCCATTGCATCGGTACACTTTAAGCTCAAGCAGAAACAGAACAGTCAACGAAGACGTACCTTTTCCGCCTTCGCCAGCAGGATCCATAGCTTGCGCCAGGTGGAAAACTTGTGCTGATCGCTGAACAGGTACTGCATCTCCTTGCTAGCATAGCGCGTGCTCAGCGGCGAGCGATAGCCGCGGAATTCAGCGTTTAGTTCGGCCATTCTGCACTCTACGGGTCTTGTAGCTGGTGGATGGTCACAGGATGTCTCGTCAATCCCAAGCTTCTCGACAACAAACAGACAACTGGATCGTCTGATTCTCGATCGTACACTGTTGGTAACTGATCGCTCGGCCGTCGCTCCAAATCTCCGATCAGATAAGTGGTCGAGGTCTTACGTTCTCTAGCAGGACTAGTTTGTTGTCGTCGTGCGGACCCTGATAAGCACCGAATTGCGTAAAAAACACATGGCAGGTTGTTTACAATGTGtctgtttgatgttgttgttcttaTTCTTCCGGCTTTGGGGAGATTGTGCTATGCGAGCGGGGCTACGAGGTGGTTGCGTTTGTGGGAATCCAATGTTGAATTGAAAACAGCTCGGAAATCGTTTCTAGAATAATTATTAGCTGTAATCCAATTCATTATCGAGCTTTGTTAGTTTTTCTAATAGCttcaatacatttttcatATCGCCAATAACGATTTTATTTAACCGGCATTGTGCTACTGTCAAGTGTGTTGATAGGGATGGTTTCAATACGTCAAATCGCTTACCACAGGGTGACCATGTTATGTTATACGGCATGCATTTGTGACTGTTATGAGGGAAACGATCGATAAAAATGAATAAGATTGCAAAAATATAGTTAAGCAAAAAATGGAGCAGCTTTAAATAGGAATAGTAATTAAAACAATGCAAATTATTAGCACTGTTTGCGGTTTGTCAACTTGTGTGCAACTGTCCGAAGGACGGTTGTTTGATTTCCCGGAAGACTGTTATACAATGTTTGGTTTGGCGcaattttggtacattttctagCTGAAATTTGGGGATTGTAAATACAATTACAAATAAGATGCTTTTACAAAGTTTAGGATAATAGAATTACGAATTTCAAAGcggtatttttttacaatagaAAACAATCCTGAAAGAATGTGGACAATCTTTTCAAATTAACCCACTTTTGCAGCGGTTAGAAATACGATTGAGCTTCATGATCCTATTGTATCATTATATTCAGTGCAATTATCCTTTCGTAGACAGCCCCGATAATGCAGCTACCCTTGAACTGTGCGGCCCAGATAGGAAGCGGTTTTGTTTCAGTGAGCACGAACCCCCTCCCTCTACGACTCCCACCTCTCACGAAATCTCCACCGCCATGTTTTTCACCCCCCTCGATCACCGTTGTGCATCGATCACTAGCCACGACGGCGATGACCACCGATCTATCATTTTACCCATATTCGGAcctgtgcgtatgtgtgcatTGGCAAGAGAGAAATTTCTCCGACGGCTCCATCTATGGCCATGTGCATCGGCGGTTCCAGAACAACCACCGAACCGACCCCAAACAGCCCCCACCAGGGACGGTCATCGTCTGTCGCTGGCTGACTTGATGTAACTGACCTTCGGTAAATCTAAAGTCAAGGGTACGATCGCCAGCTCGATCGAGCGTGGCAGTCGTGTGGCGGCCGGTACGATAAAGCGATATATGCACTATCGGTTGGTGGTTCGCATCAACGTGTGCTTGCACTGTCGCTTTCTGAAGCTCCAGCTCGAAACATTCACTTCCGCAATCGATGTACGCGTGGGGCGGTTTGCGCAGCTGGAAACTGGATGCGCCACACGGTCAACGATCCGCAGAacgggttttatttttatgtatcCGTATCgcgatgaaaatgaaactaaaCAGAGTGTCCAGCATGGTTTAACACTTTAAAGGAACTTAATTAGCAAACccagtttttgtttgtacaaTAAAACAGTACACCACCGTACTGGCAGCCCTGTCTGTTGAGGGGTTCAATTCGTTCCATCAACgattaaaaatgcattcaaaagGGAATTagggaaataaaaaacaccCCAAAACCATTTAACCACCGCGGTGCTAATCACGTCACACGGGCATTTGGATTTTGTGGAAAGATTCTAGATAAGCGGACCCCCCGCGCAAAACCGCCATCGACCTTAATTAAACGATAGCGGTTAAGCCGCAATTTGAATTGCGACATTCCCCACAACCCTTCGAGTGCCCGCGTGTCACAGCCAGCCGTGTACGGAAGCGCCGCATGGCACAGGCACGAACAATAATgccacaaaacaaagaaaaacaatgcgACGAAAGGAGTCGCGTCGTCGTGAACTTGTCCTTGGCCGCGACCTGCGAGCGCCTCGCTGGAACGGTCTGCGCGCATTCGCTTTCTTTTGCGCACGGAACGGAGCGATGAAGCGGCGAGGAGAGAACCGAGCAGAACCGACGAGCAAACGTACGCACACAACACGGCGCACAGGTTACAATTAAGAGTGTGCCACAGGGTCATCGAGACAtgatcaccaccaccaacaccaccaccgtcgcCGCTGCTGTGCCGTAATTGGGGTAATGTCACGCCGGCTACCCAGCACGCCAGCCGGCAAAACCGCACTGGATGGATGCTGCACGGAACGGAAACCGATTCTTTCTCCCCGCCTCCTTTTCTTTGCACGGATCACTGCTCATTGCTCTTAACGAACGCACaatacgcacgcacgcacgcggtCGGGCGGCCCTTTAGTGACTCTTCTTTGCCGAGACACGCGCGTGTCACAGTGCGCAGGCGGGAAGGGATCACATTTATCGCTCCATCGGGGCGGGGTGCGCCCCAGGGGTCACAAATGTCATCAAGGCCGCCGATCCCGCTCCTTCTCCCCCTATCTTGTCCGCGATGAGATGCACAGCAAAAAGGTGACTACGGCGATCCCGTCATCCCAAGGCATCTGGACGGTTCTTTATGGTGCGGTTCAGTGTGTTTTGCTACTGATCGTACTCTCGCTAgcgctctgtctctctctctctctctcttgttttcGCTCATCCACGGGAACACATTGCCGTGATAAGCCGCCACGGACAAGAATGCCGCAACGGTAAGAGAATCcggcttcccccccccccctctcccaaCCCTCCTTCCACTCCCACCCACCCCAaaagcaccatcatcatcccctCCAGACACCCAGCAGGCGCGAACGTAGGAACGCGCACGGTACACGCGCGAATCGTGCGTCTATCCGCAATCCACCGCGCGACAGTCGAACGTTGGCTTGCGTACGGTTCGGATCTGTTTTCGCGTACCCGGTGGCGCATGATCGACACAGTGTCGTGCGCAAACCGAGCGTTTTGAGAACGGCAGAGAACCTCACACCTCAGAAGGCACCGAGCTTGTTTAAAGGCATCGCGTAAACAGCAGCAAGGTGCAGTTTGTGAGGATAAGAAGGCGAATAGTGCGAAGCAATCAGTGTGCCATTTCCCCAGCCCCCAAAGTGCCACAAACACTACGGAGACTTTTTTGCGGGAACGTTCCTTCCAGCAAGGCGTAAGGAATCGGCCCGAAAGCATAACAGCGCAAGGCACGGGAGGattgtgaaaagtgaaaatacAATTGCGCTCGGTGCTGATTAGTGCAGTCGCACAGCCTACTGTGacgccattttttgttgttgctgtggcaTCCACACCAATCCCAGCGGCAGGAGAAGGTGGGCCCTCCGGAGGAACATCACACCGTTCGATAGAGATTAAAGTTAGTGCGCGTCTGACGTACGACCGCCCGGAGCCGCTAGACGTTACGCAATTTGCCTGTTAGGTGCAATCGGTTCTGTCAAGTTCCTGCGGCTACAAGTGTTGGGTAAAGAAGGGACCCGTAATTGGTTTAATTGAACCGTTTGCATAAAACTTTCTACCCGAGTCcacgcgtgcgtgcgtgtgtgtgtctgcctgCCTGGAGTGTCTCCTGCGTTGCAGCACAGCCTACTGCTTATCGCACTTACAGTAGTGTTTGAATGCAACAGCCTGTGCGCTGGTGCcggttttgttgtaaaaacgGAAACTTTTCTGCACAGAGAACAATATGGAAGTTTGGTTGGTGTGTTTGGGGCTGTTCCTGCGCCTGCTGAACGTGCTGCTGAAACCGATCGTCGCGTTCATCGGCGGTCCGAAGCGGAGCGCACGCTTTCCGGAGATACGCAACGATATGCTCAACATTCCGGCGGTCGATCTGGCCGAGCGGATACGCAACAAGGAGGTAAGCCACGCCGTCCTGCACGGCCTTGACCTTTTACAGCGCCGACCAAACGGACCAGTGGTAGTAAAAATTGTTAAAGTTCAATCAACCAAGCAGCGTGTACTAAAagggagggggagagagagacgaGCGAGGAAACGAAAGGGTACAAAGCGTCATCTACCGGTAGAGTGCACTACAAAACACCACGAACggcgtttttttggttgccGCTTCAATGGTAGATGACCTCAGCCACTTACACCGGAGCCTACTTCGACGCTCTTCCTATGGAGATCCTCAAAACTTCCCTGCCAATTCTACAAGGAAGTGAGCAGGGTACGCACCAGTACTTTGGTTGCCAATTTGTTTTCCGGTCTTGTTTGTTCTACCAACCGAATTGCTTGGTGTACGAATCAGAAGTGTACAACAAGACCGTAAAGTAAACGTTTGCGCGCCCAGAGGCAGCAAAACAACGGTGAATGAATTTTCAAGAGCCACACACACTCGCCGCACACCGTCTGCTCGTGCCGGTGTGTTTGTTCTGAGTGCTTCAAACCTTCGCTTCCCCCGTCCCCGAGTCATCGCGGATGGATGCGGATTAGAATCAACAGCGAACGGCAATAATGAACAATGCTCGCTAATTGTGTGAATATATGCGTTTTATCGCGATTTAGATGTGTGATGAGCAATAGGTACCGATTTCACGTGCGATACTAATTAATTCAAATATTAGGAAGACACTTCGTatggcttgtttttttttttaatttaaatatgcatACTctatctttgttttttttttattataatgtgTGCATAATGTTTGTGAGCAGTTTTGCTCGTGTGGGAAAATAAGACAATAAATCTGTTGCGGAATAAGTTCCTAGAGTGCATTCATGAGTCCACAATGAATTCCGCATAATAAAGACGGAAATGCGAGACAAAATTGTTAAGTTTTAGTCAATAAGTACATAATGTTCTGTATTCATCTTTGCTTCAAATCAATTACAGAATTTTTCAGGAGTTCTTATACTTTTAGGACTTTTTCTTTACTCTTTCCTCCGGGAAAGTGAACGTTATGTGAAGGGAAGTGGATTTTACGGCCCTTTTTTGACAGGCTCAATTAGAATCCAGTTGGAATTTCAAACCAATTTTGAGAACGTCTGAACTAGTGATGTGCCCGCTGGAGCGCACTCACGACTCCGGTCCGACTCCagctattgttagtccgattccgactccggcaaaatggaaccactagatccgcccggagccggagtcgcccggagtcgtcgggagccttccggagtcgttcggagtcatccggagtcgtccagagtcgtccggagtctttcggagtcgaccggaatcgGCGTTGGTAGGAGTGAACAGGAGCCTTCGTGCTTATGATCAGACATTTCCTTTCGTTGtggttttttgtctttcacttaGCGCGTGCACTTCTTATacaggcctttgtttcgaaggcCGACCTCGGCCGACACCAGACGACACCGGATGACTCCGTCTGTAGCCGATTCTGGATGAatccagacgattccggacgcctccgaacgacttcgaatgactccgaacgattccgtacgactccgatttcgaacgactccgggcggctctggacgactccgggcgattccggacgattaaCGATCGGCTCCGGATGATGCAaggcggacctaccttcccgagtcgattccgaattaatcggagtcggatcggagtcgactctggATTTTTACctactttacccatcactacgtCTGAACACCCCTGTATAATGGTCGCCCTTCATACGGGGTCAGTATTAACAATTATCGTTATTAGTTTTAAACTAATTAGTTTATTGATTCAGTTTAAATAGGTAGTTTAAGCTAAATTTACTAAAAAGTTACTTTCTTATTGACACAGCCAACACAGACAAAATATCAGTGAACGAAACCTTCACAAGAGAGCCTTTTTATTACGATCCCCGTGGTACTCTCTTATCTAGATTTTACTGTAATAATTAAATGCTTTGTTGATATGGCAAGGAgtgaatatatttttgtttgagttgtttgttatttttattgaaaactTTTTGGATTATCCCGGGATAAGAAAGGGGAAAGGACATAAGCTTCCTTGGATATCCCCGTACCCCAATACCTTGTGCTACTCTATCCATTGTTAGCacaataaacaaattcaataacaaaaaaacatacaaaccaACTCAAACGGTAATCCTTATTGCTTTTTGCGGAAGTGGTAAACGACAAGCAAAACACTTAACAGCTCGTTTGACATACTTTTTTCGccgcaaatcaaacaaatcacaTCGTTGCGTTTTACAAGCACCGGAATAAGGTCTGGCCGTCGCTAGTGCAATGCGATGCTTCTGCCATTGTTTGAACCGATCGGGATAATACGCCATTAGCATGCTCCCGCGCTTCGATAGAAAGTGAACGACCACACGCTGCTTCCAGCTATGGGCATGAATGGGGTGTTTCCTTGCGTGGGGAAGAACGAGTGGGACagggcgagcgagcgagagggaGATGAATAAAGTACACGCTAAAATTGAGACACAGGTGcgctaaacaaacaaacaaacaaacaaacaaacaaccagtGGCCACGTAATTAAGACGAATTGTTACGAGGGCAAGCCAAGAAGTTCTGTCTCGTTGCTTGGTGGCGGTGTATGCGCTGTGTAGGACGACTACCCGCTTAAGGTTGATGGCATACATAATTGGCGCGCACTAAGAGGCTCGACGGCTTGAGCCGTGAACTCGTCCTGACCAGAACGCCacaacatcagcaacaacagcttTGACCTCATCGCCCGGGTCGAtactgcgtgcgtgtgtgcgataTTGTGGCGTACAAATAATAAATGCCGCGCGTGTTACCATTCATGTTCTAGCAGTTCTTGCTCAAAGCCTGAAAGGGTTTCATGGTCTACCGTAATGGTgctggggaggggggggcCTGTGCCTCTCAAGCAGGCAGTTAAACCACCGTCGTCAAGGCACGAACGCACGCATAATTTCTGCGCAGCAGAACCTGTTTCGAAATCGTTGCTTAGAATCGGTTGAATTGCTTTTGGAAAGCGAAATCGAAAGAAAGAACTGACCGGTCGGATGCTGTATCCGGTTCTGAATCGCttgcgttgttgttgttgttgttgaaatgTTGATCAAGAACATTTGGTTGTTTACTGTCTGGCAACTTTTGCTTTCAGCATAGTCTGTTGCTTCGCTAATCAAAAAGATCCGAAACGATCCTCATTTGCATTGATTAGCATGCGAAAGCAACCACATTTCGCGGGCCAACAGTTGGAGTAAATTCGTATCCCCAACGAcgaataccgtaaacgcttccaAGAGACGCACCCACGTCCATTGTGCCGGCTAGTTTCCCCCGCCGAACATCTTGCTCGATCCCGTCCCGTCGAATCTCAACCTTGACCTTGGCCAAACGGTGGACGACAGTTTGCGGGCTAATCTGTTTGTGCGCACGCGGAAGCTCAAATATAACGGAAGTTTTTCGGGCTTTTCGTGCTGGTTCGCATTGGCCGGGCGCAAAACTGGATGATCCGATTCGATGCTAACAGATTGTGTACCTCATCCAGGGGATCTGGGAACAAACAGGCTTTTCCAGTTTGCCCATTGTGATACCGATCTATAACGCAAACTGCGCAAACTCCCGCACGCACTCGATTTGTCCCCCAACCAAAGACAACTTCATCGCTGCATCGATGCGACGACGTGTACAGCGCTCAATGTCAATGAAATGGTCCGAAACATACGCGGCGGCCCCCCCTCCGATACTTGCGCGTGACAAAACATGCGCACCACCAGTAAGTGCccacgtgctgctgctgttgtgtacCAGCTGttgagcgtgcgtgtggatTATGCGCGATCGTGAAGCTTTCAATTACGCCGGCGGCCGCATAGTGTACGCGTACGCTGTGGCGGTGTTCGATTTTTAggttgattgaaaaaaaaaaaatggcacagTCACGTTGCGTTTGTTTGgaaataaattacaataatttaCAGAGCAAAAAGTGAAACGTCTTCTTCCCCATTTTTTAGTACTTCGGATGCCAGAACGCTCTTTTGAAGAAGCGATACGGCTTCACATTATTTAAAGAACGCATAAGCTCGTGGCGTTTTAAATAAAAGTTTGACAAAATTTTTGAGAAGCTTGTTATTCCGGATACAAAATATGTCCCGTCTTTTTCCAATACTGTTTTCCAAGCATTGAAGTTGAATTTTTGATGCCGTATCGTTAAAAACACATGACTCCAACATCTCCAGGCATCGGCATCATTTTACTCAATTAGAGAAGTGCTGCCTACACAGAACATGCTCCAATGAAGAGAATAGAGAGTAATCTGAAGTAGTATTGCCTAGGCTACACAGCAGGTGGGTTAGATTTATCTTATTCTGGTGTTTTTTTACTACTTAGTACTTTGGTTGCCAGAGAGCTGTTTTGATGAAGCGTTACGGGTTCACATTATTACAAGAACACATATGGTCCGTCATTTCCACTACTGTTTTCCAGCCCTTGAAGTCTAATTTTTGATGCCATATCGTTAAACAAAACATGACTCCAACATCACCAGACATTGGTATCATTTTACTCAATTGCAATTATAGAAGTGCCACACAGATCATGCTCCAATGAAGAGAATAGCGAGTAATCCAAAGGAGCAATGTCTCAGCTACACAGCGGGTCGTGTAGAACATTCTATTTCTGGTGTTGTTTAAGTGCTCACAAGGGAACAATCGGCGTTCGTGGTCTCTTCTGATAATTCTGATTATCAGAATTCCTTCTGATAATATTCCTTGCCTTTTGTATCAATCCCTTAACATTTTCTTACCACTCGGATTCTCAGAACAGAATTccttatctttttttatcattcccATTGCTTATAATCAATGGAAACTGACTGGTTGAGACACTCCAAGCGTCCTATTGATGTGTTTTTGCTGGATTTTCATCAAGCATTGCCTTTCCGAGTGTCCATCCTCAAATATTACAAGCACACTGTAACGTGATTTTAATTCGAAATTACCATACCTCATGTGTTGTCCGTTGAAACAAAGAACAAACATACGCAAGTGGCGACATCTAACGTCAAAATATTGATGCTACTGATTGTTTATTATGAAAATGGTTTGACAAAAAACCGATCGTACAACTTGTCTGAGCTCATGTTATTGATTACTTTTTATTCAGTTTGTTTGCTTCAAGGTTTCAATGTACAGAATTCTATGAAATGCTTGTACCACTCttaaggccgggggacattgtccatactcgctagtgtaatttcgattttcactagcgcatctggcggcggctggtggaagcttttttggtcatcgagggaatggtcatgttgtatctcaaaattaagtagttgtCCCATCGTTTTTCATTgcgaaaatggatgcaatgcgtgcaaaacatgtgtatccACTTTTGAAAAAACTTTTCTTGTccgatttaagtaaaaaacatggaaaaataacatactttctgaagcggctccaaattgtttagAAAAATGCTttggtcagccgccgccaggtgcgctagtgaaaatcgaaattacaccagcgagtacggacagtgtCCTCCGGCCTTTATATTACGGGACATTTCAATGTGGTACAaatcaaaaagcaaaaaaaaaacaaacattagcTCGCACAATTTGAACCGTAATTGTGCAATTGTACCCTGTTATTTTGTTTCCGCTTCCACTCTATAGCAACCGTTGAGGAGTCTGAAATATTTGGCCTACTTTTCTGACGACCCAATCCATCTTCTTCCGGCCTTCCTTTCTGCATTCTGTCTGGCTGCTTGGCCTACTGTGGGATATAATCGTTTACAAACGGCAACCCGGTGGCGTCTAATCATCGGCCATTAGTGTGCCTGATCAGGTATCGTGCAAAAAAAGAGGAGCACAAAAGCAattggcaaacacacacagaaataCTCGCtcggagaaacaaaaaacttaaCCGTGACTGCACAACAAAGAGGATTAGAGCCGAGAGTGGCCACAGAAACCGGAGGGAGGTGTCGCAATTTTGCAACTTCCAAACACTCTCCCTTTCTTACACGTTGTgcttttgtgctgttttttttaccttttaatGTAATTGATACACAGCGATCGTTTgggtgtgctgtgtgttccCGACTAATGTTTCTTTGCACTTCCTTGCCCTTGTTTTACCGCCAGCTGCGTTCGGAGGATGTGGTGCGCGCGTACATCGATCGCATACGCGAGGTTAACCCGCTGATCAATGCCGTGGTGGAGGAGCGATTCGAGGCCGCAATCGAGGAAGCGCGCAAAGCGGACGTATTGATCGGCGAAACGCAACCACTGTGGCTGATCAAGAACTACCCACTGCTCGGCGTACCGTTCACGGTGAAGGAATCGTGCGGACTGCGCGGCGCTCCCATCACCGGCGGCTCCCTTGCCCGCAAGGGCGTGCGGGCGACGGTGGACGGTGAGGCGGTAGCGCATCTCCGAGCGGCCGGCTGCATTCCGCTGCTCGTGTCCAACACGCCCGAGTACTGTCTGAACTGGGAGTCGTACAATCATCTGACCGGGCGCACGCTGAACCCGTACGACAGTCGGCGAACGGCGGGCGGTTCGTCTGGGGGCGAGGGTGCCCTGATCGGTGCCGGCGCCTCCCTGTTCGGTGTGGGAAGCGATGTGGCCGGGTCGATCCGTGTGCCGGCACACTTTAACGGTATCTTTGGCCACAAACCGACGGCAGGTAAGTGTGAGAAagtgccttttttttaaataaaattccaGTCCGATTAACACCGCTCGACAACGTTCTTGTTTCAGGCGCCATCTCGATCCACGGCCACTTTCCGATGTCAACGGACGAAAAGTTCGCCCGCCTGCTGACGGTCGGACCGATGTCCCGGTACGCGAAGGATCTGCCCACGCTGCTGCACATCATGGCTGGACCGAACGCGTCCCGGCTCCGGTTGGACGAGTCGGTCCACACGAAGGACATTCGCATACTGTACGCGGAGGATATG
This is a stretch of genomic DNA from Anopheles merus strain MAF chromosome 2R, AmerM5.1, whole genome shotgun sequence. It encodes these proteins:
- the LOC121588085 gene encoding fatty-acid amide hydrolase 2-like, producing MEVWLVCLGLFLRLLNVLLKPIVAFIGGPKRSARFPEIRNDMLNIPAVDLAERIRNKELRSEDVVRAYIDRIREVNPLINAVVEERFEAAIEEARKADVLIGETQPLWLIKNYPLLGVPFTVKESCGLRGAPITGGSLARKGVRATVDGEAVAHLRAAGCIPLLVSNTPEYCLNWESYNHLTGRTLNPYDSRRTAGGSSGGEGALIGAGASLFGVGSDVAGSIRVPAHFNGIFGHKPTAGAISIHGHFPMSTDEKFARLLTVGPMSRYAKDLPTLLHIMAGPNASRLRLDESVHTKDIRILYAEDMGFNLGHLPVDDDIKMALYRAVQYFKGHGLVTERAEFEHMADGMELAFSVLQSLTDVPSIFHNPDNPKANPSLLLELARCAVGLSQYSLAGVMFYVILGLKNFFATERLEQYQQQAAALRKQMIDTLGTDGVFFFPTYPTAALRHYESFGHIMGVGYTMLFNALGLPATHVPLGFDRNGLPIGIQVVAAPYQDRLGLCIARELEAAFGGWQAPA